From a region of the Lactuca sativa cultivar Salinas chromosome 4, Lsat_Salinas_v11, whole genome shotgun sequence genome:
- the LOC111915312 gene encoding tyrosine-sulfated glycopeptide receptor 1, with translation MLPKPKPKPLFFFFFFHLGFLRLLIILVFPILLTDAACSSSDRDSLLSFAANFPTLNWTAAVDCCSWDGIDCDDTGDRVVELSLPDRGLRGVISSSLQTINTLSLLNLSCNFLSGPLPDELFSSMNNLHTIDVSYNRLSGQLPDILPPTIQSLNFSGNRFNGTIQAAFFQSTPSLIALNVSNNSFTGVIPPSICDNSPGLVILDFALNDFTGIIPSGFGACSNLQFLSMGFNNLTGQIPIDINGARSLQVLSLPGNSLTGEIDEGITNLTNLKSLTLFGNSLSGDIPRNIGKLSFLERLELHINRLNGTLPPSLMNCTKLKLLNLRVNFLVGILSDFDFSNFSQLTIIDLGENQFNGVLPKTLFTCKSLTAIRLANNRLEGELLDDVLQLPSLSFLSLPNNTLKNISNAFNILRQHQKLTTLILSKNFFYETLPNGEMSGFLKLKIMGLGGCKLFGQIPTWLSSLQKLQVIDLSQNNINGTIPGWLETLPNLFYLDLSNNSLSGTFPIELTRLPALGSQQVLDHVNSSYLELPVFVQPQNASYLQYNQLATLPPALYLASNHLIGDIPVQVGHLQSIHTLDLSRNNFSGTIPSSISNLTNLEKLDLSYNLLSGEIPSSLKNLNFLSSFNVANNSLQGPIPTGGQFGTFMSPSYVNNPGLCGPPIDTLCGNQNRSNTTDSSRRKGPNKKMIVGLILGICFGVGITLTCLALFILSKRRILPRGDPEVFHMDMTSFNSTSAVEVPKDTSGVILFPNNMTPDTKNLTISDILKATDNFSQANIIGCGGFGLVYKATLPNGTKLAVKKLSGDMGLIAREFKAEVEALSTAQHKNLVSLQGYCVHDGCQLLIYSYMENGSLDFWLHEKTDGASRLDWPTRLKILQGASCGLSYMHQVCEPHIVHRDIKSSNILLDEQFEAYVADFGLSRLIHPYNTHVTTELVGTLGYIPPEYSQSWIATLRGDIYSFGVVMLELLTGKRPMEIFRPKASRELVVWVNQLRREGKQDEVFDTLLKGKGFEEEMLQVLDVACMCVNVNPLKRPSVKEVVDWLHNVEFNNQIPKP, from the coding sequence ATGCTGccgaaaccaaaaccaaaaccccttttcttcttcttcttcttccatctgGGTTTTCTTCGATTGTTGATTATACTTGTGTTTCCAATACTACTTACAGATGCCGCTTGTTCCAGCTCTGATCGTGATTCGCTACTGTCATTCGCCGCCAACTTTCCCACCCTTAATTGGACTGCCGCCGTCGATTGCTGTTCATGGGATGGGATTGATTGCGATGATACAGGGGATCGGGTGGTGGAGCTGTCGTTACCTGATAGAGGTCTTCGTGGTGTAatttcttcttctcttcaaacCATCAACACTCTCTCTCTCCTAAACCTGTCGTGTAATTTCCTATCTGGTCCCCTCCCCGATGAACTTTTCTCCTCTATGAACAACCTCCACACCATTGACGTGAGCTACAATAGGCTTTCTGGACAGTTACCGGACATCTTGCCGCCTACAATCCAATCGTTGAATTTCTCCGGTAATCGTTTCAATGGCACGATTCAAGCTGCGTTTTTCCAATCAACTCCAAGCTTGATTGCTCTCAATGTCAGCAACAATAGCTTCACTGGCGTCATTCCTCCTTCTATATGCGACAACTCACCGGGATTAGTGATTCTCGATTTCGCTTTGAACGACTTCACCGGAATTATCCCGTCAGGGTTTGGTGCCTGTTCTAACCTCCAGTTTTTGAGTATGGGTTTTAACAATCTCACAGGACAGATTCCGATAGATATCAACGGCGCTCGATCGCTGCAAGTCTTATCCTTACCCGGAAATTCTCTTACGGGAGAGATTGATGAAGGCATTACCAATCTCACCAACCTCAAGAGTCTTACCTTGTTTGGTAATTCGTTATCCGGCGACATCCCTCGCAATATCGGAAAGCTTTCATTCCTGGAAAGATTGGAACTTCACATTAATCGTCTCAATGGCACTCTCCCTCCATCATTGATGAATTGCACAAAGCTCAAACTGCTAAATTTGAGGGTCAACTTCTTAGTTGGCATCCTTTCGGATTTTGATTTCTCCAATTTTAGTCAACTCACCATAATTGACCTCGGTGAAAATCAATTCAACGGGGTTCTACCAAAAACCCTTTTCACCTGCAAATCACTTACCGCAATTCGACTGGCCAACAATAGGCTGGAAGGAGAACTGTTGGATGATGTTCTCCAATTACCATCGTTATCCTTCCTCTCGCTTCCAAACAACACCCTGAAGAACATCTCAAACGCATTCAATATTCTGAGACAGCACCAGAAGCTCACCACTCTGATTCTCTCCAAGAACTTCTTCTACGAAACCCTACCCAACGGAGAAATGTCCGGGTTTTTAAAACTTAAGATTATGGGGCTAGGTGGTTGCAAATTGTTTGGTCAAATTCCGACATGGCTGAGTTCGTTACAGAAGCTCCAGGTAATCGACCTCTCTCAAAATAACATCAATGGAACAATCCCCGGCTGGCTGGAAACCCTACCAAATCTTTTTTATCTCGATTTATCTAATAATTCTCTTTCTGGAACCTTCCCTATTGAGCTTACTAGACTCCCAGCACTTGGCTCACAACAAGTGCTCGACCATGTAAACAGTAGTTACTTAGAACTCCCTGTATTCGTCCAACCCCAAAACGCTTCCTATTTACAATACAACCAGCTCGCCACCCTCCCGCCGGCCTTATACCTAGCAAGCAACCACCTCATCGGCGACATCCCAGTTCAGGTCGGTCACCTCCAGTCAATTCACACCCTTGACCTCAGTCGAAACAATTTCTCAGGCACCATTCCAAGTTCAATCTCAAATCTAACAAACTTGGAAAAGCTCGACCTCTCTTACAATCTCCTATCTGGTGAGATCCCTTCTTCACTTAAAAACCTCAACTTTCTATCTTCTTTCAATGTCGCAAACAACAGTCTTCAAGGTCCTATCCCTACCGGAGGCCAATTCGGGACCTTTATGAGCCCAAGCTACGTAAACAATCCAGGGTTATGCGGTCCTCCCATCGACACCCTTTGTGGGAACCAAAATCGATCAAACACAACAGATTCTTCACGCAGAAAAGGCCCCAACAAGAAAATGATAGTCGGACTAATTTTAGGCATCTGCTTCGGAGTTGGCATCACTTTAACTTGTCTCGCATTATTCATACTATCCAAAAGACGGATCCTCCCAAGAGGTGACCCGGAGGTTTTCCACATGGACATGACCTCCTTCAATTCCACGTCAGCAGTTGAAGTCCCTAAAGACACAAGTGGAGTCATTTTGTTCCCAAACAACATGACTCCAGACACCAAGAACCTAACAATTTCAGACATCTTAAAAGCAACTGATAACTTCAGTCAAGCTAACATAATCGGGTGTGGTGGATTCGGTTTAGTCTACAAAGCAACTTTACCAAATGGAACAAAACTAGCAGTCAAGAAACTCTCAGGAGACATGGGTTTAATCGCTAGAGAATTCAAAGCAGAAGTGGAAGCATTATCAACAGCTCAACACAAGAACCTCGTATCCTTACAAGGTTACTGTGTACACGATGGATGCCAGCTGTTAATATATTCCTACATGGAAAACGGAAGCTTAGATTTCTGGCTACATGAAAAGACAGATGGAGCTTCAAGACTCGATTGGCCAACAAGATTGAAAATCTTGCAAGGTGCAAGCTGTGGACTTTCGTACATGCATCAAGTATGTGAACCACATATTGTGCATCGTGACATAAAGTCAAGCAACATTCTTTTAGATGAACAATTCGAAGCATATGTTGCAGATTTCGGATTATCTAGACTAATTCATCCCTACAATACACATGTCACAACCGAATTGGTGGGTACCCTGGGGTATATTCCACCTGAATATAGCCAGTCATGGATAGCCACTTTAAGAGGAGACATATATAGTTTTGGGGTTGTGATGCTTGAGCTACTCACCGGAAAAAGACCCATGGAGATTTTCCGGCCAAAAGCTTCAAGAGAATTGGTGGTTTGGGTGAATCAGTTGAGAAGAGAAGGGAAACAAGATGAAGTGTTTGATACCCTTTTGAAAGGTAAAGGGTTTGAAGAAGAGATGTTGCAGGTTCTTGATGTTGCATGCATGTGTGTGAATGTCAACCCTTTGAAAAGGCCAAGTGTTAAGGAAGTTGTTGATTGGCTTCATAATGTTGAGTTCAATAATCAGATACCAAAGCCTTGA
- the LOC111915313 gene encoding small polypeptide DEVIL 8, whose translation MHSLIHPPFALFSSLFNIKNKKQSMLNLNSSSLFHANQPTVFDANPSINTSFPRNGITRKCATLVKKQRARIYILRRCATMLLCWYIQGDD comes from the exons ATGCATTCGCTGATTCACCCCCCTTTCGCCTTGTTTTCTTCCCTGTTtaacataaaaaacaaaaaacaatcaaTGCTGAACTTAAACTCCTCATCTCTTTTCCATGCAAATCAGCCAACGGTTTTCGATGCTAACCCATCTATAAATACATCTTTCCCTC GTAATGGAATCACAAGAAAGTGTGCTACTTTGGTCAAGAAACAACGCGCTCGTATTTACATCCTTCGTCGTTGCGCCACCATGTTGCTTTGTTGGTATATTCAGGGAGATGATTAG